The following proteins come from a genomic window of Oncorhynchus clarkii lewisi isolate Uvic-CL-2024 chromosome 23, UVic_Ocla_1.0, whole genome shotgun sequence:
- the LOC139381468 gene encoding muscarinic acetylcholine receptor M3-like, which yields MTLNLNSSSSSPSVDPSMYLNNSSPGLRVYADNAILGLGLVLDNDSITRDLTNLTSLSNASLLDPTVTYDPLGGHTIWQVILIVFLTGSLSLVTVVGNILVLISFKVNKQLKTVNNYYLLSLAFADLIIGTLSMNLYTTYIIMDQWALGNWACDLWLAIDYVASNASVMNLLVISFDRYFSITRPLTYRAKRTTKRALTMISMAWSVSFVLWAPAILFWQYIVGERTVPRGECFIQFLSEPIITFCTAIAAFYLPVTIMTVLYWRIYRETENRQKDLAGLRGSGAGNKAGQGGSQKEEEEKKEEAQEEEAPMVPKTGSSRSCSSYELNQAGQKDSGAKKTRGCFRFWPLSRWSKKKTITVGGEPEHSSSDSWNNNDGGGASMDQSDSEDEEGATESSRAIYSIVVNLPGINSAPGNNPNNDPQLTSPEDQDATKDPLRPQVGDNKDKKTSSNTRREKDKEDKSYHQRSFSKTPVTSSSSIQTSTKSHQTGDVSSTSKSPSSAPISLKDAAMAKRFASKAKTQITKRKKQSVVKEKKEKKAAQTLSAILLAFIITWTPYNIMVLVNTFCTGCIPEALWALGYWLCYVNSTINPMCYAMCNLTFRNTFKMILLCRWQDINKRNKPQFQQRQTVAFRKKEPLQV from the exons ATGACCTTGAACCTGAACTCGTCCAGCTCTTCCCCCTCTGTAGACCCCAGTATGTACCTGAACAACAGCTCCCCAGGGTTGAGGGTCTACGCCGACAACGCCATCCTGGGCCTGGGCCTTGTGCTGGACAACGACTCCATTACCAGGGACCTCACCAACCTGACCAG CCTGTCCAACGCCTCCCTCCTTGACCCCACGGTGACCTATGACCCTCTGGGAGGTCACACCATCTGGCAGGTCATCCTGATCGTGTTCCTCACCgggtctctgtctctggtcaCCGTCGTAGGAAACATCCTGGTGCTCATCTCCTTCAAG GTGAACAAGCAGCTGAAGACGGTGAATAACTACTATCTCCTCAGTCTGGCCTTCGCTGACCTCATCATCG GGACTCTTTCCATGAACCTCTACACTACCTACATTATCATGGACCAATGGGCTTTAGGGAACTGGGCGTGCGACCTGTGGTTGGCTATCGACTACGTGGCGAGCAACGCCTCCGTCATGAACCTGCTGGTGATCAGCTTCGACCGCTACTTCTCCATAACTCGACCTCTGACTTACCGGGCCAAGAGGACCACCAAGAGAGCTCTGACTATGATCAGCATGGCCTGGTCCGTGTCCTTCGTCCTGTGGGCCCCGGCTATACTCTTCTGGCAGTATATCGTAGGGGAGCGCACTGTGCCTCGTGGAGAATGCTTTATCCAGTTTCTCTCAGAGCCTATTATCACATTCTGCACGGCCATCGCTGCCTTCTACCTGCCGGTCACCATCATGACGGTTCTCTACTGGAGgatctacagagagacagagaacaggcAGAAGGACCTGGCGGGGTTGAGGGGGTCGGGGGCAGGGAACAAGGCGGGCCAGGGTGGTagccagaaggaggaggaggagaagaaggaggaggccCAGGAAGAGGAGGCTCCCATGGTGCCCAAGACAGGAAGCTCCAGGAGCTGCAGCAGTTACGAGCTTAACCAGGCCGGTCAGAAAGACTCTGGAGCCAAGAAGACCAGAGGGTGCTTCCGGTTCTGGCCGCTGAGTAGGTGGTCCAAGAAGAAGACAATCACAGTGGGAGGAGAGCCGGAACACAGCAGCTCCGATAGCTGGAACAACAACGATGGGGGCGGGGCCTCCATGGACCAATCAGACTCTGAGGACGAGGAGGGGGCGACGGAGTCAAGCCGAGCTATCTATTCCATCGTGGTCAACCTGCCGGGGATAAACTCCGCCCCTGGTAACAACCCTAACAATGACCCCCAGCTGACATCTCCTGAGGACCAGGATGCTACGAAGGACCCTCTCCGGCCACAAGTGGGCGATAATAAGGACAAGAAGACGTCCTCTAATACCAGAAGGGAGAAAGACAAGGAAGACAAGAGCTACCACCAACGCTCCTTCTCTAAAACCCCCGTCACTTCCTCGTCTTCCATCCAGACCTCCACCAAGAGCCACCAAACAGGGGATGTGTCGTCCACCTCCAAGTCCCCCTCCTCGGCCCCCATCTCCTTGAAGGATGCAGCCATGGCCAAGCGCTTCGCCTCCAAAGCCAAGACCCAGATCACCAAGCGTAAGAAGCAGAGTGTAGTcaaggagaagaaagagaagaaggccGCCCAGACTCTCAGTGCCATCCTGCTTGCTTTCATCATAACCTGGACTCCCTATAACATTATGGTGTTGGTCAACACCTTCTGTACTGGCTGCATCCCTGAGGCTCTGTGGGCTCTGGGCTATTGGCTGTGTTACGTCAACAGCACCATCAACCCCATGTGTTACGCCATGTGCAACCTCACCTTCAGGAACACCTTCAAGATGATTCTGCTCTGCCGCTGGCAGGACATCAACAAACGCAACAAGCCTCAGTTCCAGCAGAGGCAGACGGTCGCCTTCCGCAAGAAGGAGCCCTTGCAGGTGTAA